The following are from one region of the Vitis riparia cultivar Riparia Gloire de Montpellier isolate 1030 chromosome 14, EGFV_Vit.rip_1.0, whole genome shotgun sequence genome:
- the LOC117931171 gene encoding LRR receptor-like serine/threonine-protein kinase RPK2 translates to MDCSSVIKWRSLCFFRVVFLIWVLGFPLKAVVSVSSDKSVLLQFKDSVSDPSGLLSSWKSSNSDHCSWLGVTCDSGSRVLSLNVSGGCAGGNSDLNALLGSQFPQLPLFGYGIMKNCTGGNVKLIGTLSPVIAKLTELRALSLPYNEFGGQIPIEIWGMEKLEVLDLEGNSMSGSLPIRFGGLRNSRVLNLGFNKIAGVIPSSLSNLMSLEILNLAGNMVNGTIPGFIGSFKELRVVYLSFNRLGGSIPTEIGSNCQKLEDLDLSGNLLVGGIPSSLGNCSQLRSILLYSNLLEEVIPAELGRLRNLEVLDVSRNSLSGSIPPALGNCSQLSALVLSNLFDPLLNIKNMKGDSNSEQLVSGNDDYNYFQGTIPVEITTLPKLRIIWAPRATLEGRFPSNWGACDSLEVINLSQNFFTGEIPEGFSRCKKLHFLDLSSNKLTGGLVEKLPVPCMTVFDVSCNLLSGRIPRFYYGSCTRVPSNNRYVLESSSLSSAYVSFFANKGIVEAPLLFSKGDDSLSVFHNFASNNFNGTFESMPIASDRLGKQTVYSFLAGENNLTGPFPRNLFDKCYGLNRVVVNVSNNRISGQLPTEIGALCKTLTLLDASGNQINGSIPHSIGNLVSLVALNLSSNHLQGEIPSSLGQIEGLKYLSLAGNILTGPIPSSLGNLQSLEVLELSSNSLSGEIPRDLVNLRSLTVLLLNDNKLSGQIPSGLANVTTLSAFNVSFNNLSGPLPLNDNLMKCSSVLGNPLLRSCRLFSLTVPSSDQQGGVGDSQDYSASPSGSPTRSRSSSFNSIEIASITSASAIVSVLLALVVLFIYTRKCNPKSRILRSARKEVTVFNDIGVPLTFENVVRATGSFNASNCIGNGGFGATYKAEISPGVLVAIKRLAVGRFQGVQQFHAEVKTLGRLDHPNLVTLIGYHASETEMFLIYNYLPGGNLEKFIQERSTRAVDWRVLHKIALDIARALAYLHDQCVPRVLHRDVKPSNILLDDDFNAYLSDFGLARLLGPSETHATTGVAGTFGYVAPEYAMTCRVSDKADVYSYGVVLLELLSDKKALDPSFSSYGNGFNIVAWGCMLLRQGRAKEFFTAGLWDAGPHDDLVEVLHLAVVCTVDSLSTRPTMRQVVRRLKQLQPPSC, encoded by the coding sequence ATGGACTGTTCTTCTGTGATCAAATGGCGTAGTCTGTGTTTCTTTAGGGTCGTTTTTCTCATCTGGGTCTTGGGGTTTCCTCTAAAAGCTGTCGTGTCTGTTAGCTCAGACAAATCAGTTCTTCTTCAGTTCAAGGACTCGGTCTCCGACCCGTCAGGGCTACTCTCCAGCTGGAAATCCAGCAATTCGGATCACTGTTCGTGGCTCGGCGTCACCTGCGATTCGGGCTCCCGGGTTTTGTCCCTCAACGTTTCGGGTGGCTGCGCTGGAGGTAATTCCGATTTGAATGCTTTATTGGGTTCTCAATTTCCTCAGCTTCCGCTATTTGGGTATGGAATTATGAAGAACTGTACGGGTGGTAATGTGAAACTGATTGGAACATTGTCTCCTGTGATCGCAAAACTTactgagcttagggctttatcGCTTCCCTACAACGAATTTGGTGGCCAGATTCCTATTGAAATTTGGGGTATGGAGAAGTTGGAGGTTCTTGATCTAGAGGGGAATTCGATGAGTGGATCGTTGCCAATTCGTTTTGGGGGTTTAAGGAATTCGCGGGTTCTGAATTTGGGGTTTAATAAGATTGCGGGGGTGATACCCAGCTCCCTTTCGAATTTAATGAGTTTGGAGATCTTGAATTTAGCAGGCAACATGGTTAATGGAACAATTCCAGGGTTCATTGGCAGCTTTAAGGAGCTGAGGGTAGTTTATTTGTCATTTAATCGGCTTGGTGGGTCTATTCCGACTGAGATTGGGAGCAATTGCCAGAAGCTTGAGGATTTGGATTTATCAGGTAATTTATTGGTGGGCGGAATTCCAAGCAGTTTGGGGAACTGTAGTCAGCTGAGGTCAATTCTGTTGTATTCCAATCTGTTGGAAGAGGTTATTCCAGCTGAACTTGGTCGGCTTCGGAATCTTGAAGTGTTGGATGTGTCAAGGAATAGCCTTAGTGGATCAATACCTCCTGCGCTGGGAAATTGTTCTCAATTGTCAGCACTTGTGCTCTCAAATCTATTTGATCCGCTTCTGAATATCAAGAATATGAAAGGGGACTCTAATTCAGAGCAGTTGGTTTCTGGTAATGatgattataattattttcaaggtACAATTCCGGTGGAGATCACTACCCTTCCAAAGCTCAGGATAATATGGGCGCCTAGGGCAACTCTCGAGGGTAGGTTTCCAAGCAATTGGGGAGCTTGCGACAGCTTGGAGGTAATAAACTTGTCTCAGAATTTTTTCACTGGAGAAATTCCAGAAGGGTTTAGTCGCTGCAAGAAACTGCATTTTCTTGATTTAAGCTCAAATAAGTTAACTGGAGGGCTTGTTGAGAAACTTCCAGTTCCGTGTATGACTGTGTTTGATGTTAGCTGCAACCTCTTGTCTGGTCGCATCCCCAGATTTTATTATGGAAGCTGCACTCGTGTTCCTTCTAATAACCGATATGTGCTTGAATCCTCCAGCCTGTCATCTGCATATGTATCTTTTTTTGCAAACAAAGGAATCGTTGAAGCCCCTTTATTGTTTTCCAAAGGGGATGACAGTCTTTCAGTATTTCATAATTTTGCCAGTAACAACTTCAATGGTACCTTTGAGTCAATGCCAATTGCATCAGACAGACTGGGGAAGCAAACTGTTTACTCATTTCTCGCTGGTGAAAACAATCTTACTGGACCATTCCCTAGAAATTTGTTTGACAAGTGTTATGGATTGAATCGAGTGGTTGTTAATGTTAGCAACAACAGAATCTCTGGTCAGCTTCCCACAGAAATCGGTGCATTATGCAAAACTCTTACACTTTTGGATGCCTCTGGGAATCAAATTAATGGGTCTATACCCCATAGCATTGGGAATTTGGTGTCTCTTGTTGCTCTTAACTTGAGTTCAAACCATTTACAGGGTGAGATTCCAAGCAGTCTAGGCCAGATAGAGGGTCTTAAGTATCTGTCTTTAGCTGGTAATATTCTGACTGGCCCCATTCCGTCCAGCTTGGGGAATTTGCAGTCCTTAGAAGTGCTGGAACTTTCTTCGAACTCTTTATCTGGTGAGATTCCAAGAGATCTTGTGAACTTAAGATCCCTGACTGTTCTTCTGCTCAATGATAACAAGCTCTCAGGGCAGATTCCCTCAGGTCTGGCAAATGTGACAACACTCTCGGCATTCAATGTTTCCTTCAATAACTTGTCTGGGCCGCTGCCATTGAACGATAATTTGATGAAATGCAGTAGCGTCCTTGGAAATCCTCTTCTTCGGTCTTGCCGCTTGTTCTCTCTAACAGTGCCATCCTCAGATCAGCAAGGTGGGGTTGGAGATTCACAAGATTATTCCGCTTCACCTTCAGGAAGTCCAACAAGAAGTAGAAGCAGTAGTTTCAATTCAATTGAGATAGCATCCATAACATCTGCATCAGCAATTGTTTCAGTTCTTCTAGCTCTTGTTGTCCTCTTCATTTACACGAGAAAATGCAACCCAAAGTCCAGAATTCTGAGATCTGCCAGAAAGGAAGTAACAGTTTTTAATGACATAGGGGTTCCATTGACATTTGAGAACGTTGTGCGGGCAACAGGAAGTTTTAATGCAAGCAACTGCATTGGGAATGGAGGCTTTGGGGCAACATACAAAGCTGAGATCTCACCAGGAGTCTTGGTGGCAATAAAACGGCTTGCAGTTGGACGGTTCCAAGGGGTTCAACAGTTCCATGCCGAAGTCAAAACTCTTGGAAGGCTAGATCATCCCAATCTTGTGACTTTGATAGGTTATCACGCCAGTGAAACAGAGATGTTcctcatatataattatttgccTGGTGGTAATTTGGAAAAATTTATCCAGGAGAGGTCTACAAGGGCTGTGGATTGGAGGGTACTTCACAAGATTGCTTTGGACATAGCCCGAGCACTTGCCTACCTACACGATCAGTGTGTCCCACGGGTCCTCCATCGTGATGTCAAGCCTAGCAACATACTGTTGGATGATGACTTCAATGCTTATTTATCCGACTTTGGACTGGCCAGGCTTTTGGGACCTTCAGAAACCCATGCAACCACAGGTGTTGCTGGAACTTTTGGGTATGTTGCTCCTGAGTATGCAATGACTTGCCGAGTCTCTGATAAGGCTGATGTCTACAGTTATGGGGTGGTTCTGCTTGAATTATTGTCCGACAAGAAAGCCCTAGATCCTTCGTTTTCATCATATGGGAATGGCTTTAATATTGTTGCTTGGGGCTGCATGCTCCTGCGACAGGGCCGCGCCAAGGAGTTCTTCACTGCGGGTTTATGGGATGCAGGTCCCCACGATGATTTGGTAGAAGTTTTACATTTGGCTGTTGTATGTACTGTTGATTCTCTTTCTACCAGGCCTACAATGAGGCAAGTTGTAAGACGGCTGAAGCAACTGCAACCCCCATCATGTTAG
- the LOC117931287 gene encoding uncharacterized protein LOC117931287 yields the protein MEVRGDSPSEVNKRASSTPDSLEESNLSKSNVRSNSLVISEQAAPLTPPWPVSSLEAHTQSGVDGSMQNGSTTQSPPIQTMGRSGGYDPNRIPSSVFASKPTTPLEWSVASSESLFSIHVGNASFSTEFAQLGKSGELTKSQELIFPSGLPPVTEAADMDRSSQDMEKGSGVRERSSQTAKEVFRENAEDHGKEKMPPAEGFRNSASSHHSDGSINSTLSFAFPVLDGNGGRSISVKVDTEKHQHQEQPQPQPQPQPQPQPQSLPHAPEATQNAAATKWFSCFSCCSFCS from the exons ATGGAAGTTAGAGGTGATTCCCCTAGTGAAGTCAATAAGAGGGCCTCTTCTACACCAGATTCTTTAGAGGAATCAAATCTTAGTAAAAGTAATGTTCGTAGTAATTCCCTTGTCATATCTGAGCAAGCTGCTCCACTGACGCCGCCGTGGCCTGTATCATCACTAGAAGCTCATACTCAAAGTGGTGTTGATGGGAGCATGCAAAATGGATCAACAACCCAATCCCCTCCAATTCAAACAATGGGGCGATCTGGAGGCTATGACCCGAACCGGATTCCATCGTCTGTTTTTGCTAGTAAACCGACAACACCTTTGGAATGGAGTGTTGCTTCAAGTGAATCATTGTTTAGCATTCACGTGGGAAATGCCAGTTTCTCAACAGAATTTGCCCAGTTGGGTAAGTCGGGAGAATTGACCAAGTCTCAGGAGTTGATCTTTCCATCTGGCCTGCCCCCTGTTACTGAAGCTGCAGATATGGACAGGAGCAGCCAAGATATGGAGAAGGGCTCTGGAGTAAGAGAAAGATCATCTCAAACCGCAAAAGAAGTTTTTAGGGAAAATGCAGAAGATCATGGCAAGGAAAAGATGCCTCCTGCTGAAGGTTTCCGGAATTCTGCTAGCTCTCATCATTCTGATGGAAGTATTAATAGCACCCTCTCTTTTGCATTCCCAGT ATTGGACGGTAATGGTGGAAGAAGCATCTCAGTAAAGGTGGACACAGAGAAGCACCAGCATCAGGAGCAGCCACAGCCCCAGCCACAGCCACAGCCACAGCCACAGCCACAATCATTGCCACATGCCCCTGAAGCAACCCAAAATGCTGCTGCAACCAAATGGTTCTCTTGCTTCTCTTGTTGCTCATTCTGTAGTTGA
- the LOC117929686 gene encoding protein CHLORORESPIRATORY REDUCTION 7, chloroplastic isoform X1, with product MLKLEGSMVAVEGALGKQLFGNGVQNFSSKLASKPQIQVPRPETITVYQTSFYLRVPKISTQHRDAVKSCRELHIHLNSFSQTYAMRRRRAYSQTETYVLMEPGKDEEFVSQEELKARLKGWLENWPGKALPPDLAKFQTIDDAVMYLVKAVCELEIDGDVGSIQWYEVRLE from the exons ATGCTGAAACTTGAAGGCAGTATGGTAGCCGTGGAGGGAGCCTTGGGGAAACAGCTGTTTGGCAATGGAGTTCAAAACTTCAGCA GTAAGCTGGCATCAAAACCCCAGATTCAAGTTCCAAGGCCAGAAACAATAACTGTGTATCAGACTTCATTTTATCTCAGAGTACCCAAAATCTCAACCCAACACAGAGATGCAGTAAAG TCCTGCCGTGAACTCCATATACATTTGAATTCCTTTTCTCAGACTTATGCGATGAGGAGGAGAAGGGCATATTCTCAGACTGAAACATATGTCTTGATGGAACCTGGAAAGGATGAGGAGTTTGTCTCCCAGGAAGAGTTAAAGGCCAGATTGAAAGGTTGGCTAGAAAATTGGCCAGGCAAGGCCCTACCCCCAGACCTTGCAAAGTTCCAAACCATTGATGATGCTGTCATGTACCTGGTAAAGGCTGTGTGTGAACTTGAAATTGATGGTGATGTTGGTTCGATCCAGTGGTACGAAGTCCGGTTGGAGTGA
- the LOC117929686 gene encoding protein CHLORORESPIRATORY REDUCTION 7, chloroplastic isoform X2: MLKLEGSMVAVEGALGKQLFGNGVQNFSSKLASKPQIQVPRPETITVYQTSFYLRVPKISTQHRDAVKTYAMRRRRAYSQTETYVLMEPGKDEEFVSQEELKARLKGWLENWPGKALPPDLAKFQTIDDAVMYLVKAVCELEIDGDVGSIQWYEVRLE; the protein is encoded by the exons ATGCTGAAACTTGAAGGCAGTATGGTAGCCGTGGAGGGAGCCTTGGGGAAACAGCTGTTTGGCAATGGAGTTCAAAACTTCAGCA GTAAGCTGGCATCAAAACCCCAGATTCAAGTTCCAAGGCCAGAAACAATAACTGTGTATCAGACTTCATTTTATCTCAGAGTACCCAAAATCTCAACCCAACACAGAGATGCAGTAAAG ACTTATGCGATGAGGAGGAGAAGGGCATATTCTCAGACTGAAACATATGTCTTGATGGAACCTGGAAAGGATGAGGAGTTTGTCTCCCAGGAAGAGTTAAAGGCCAGATTGAAAGGTTGGCTAGAAAATTGGCCAGGCAAGGCCCTACCCCCAGACCTTGCAAAGTTCCAAACCATTGATGATGCTGTCATGTACCTGGTAAAGGCTGTGTGTGAACTTGAAATTGATGGTGATGTTGGTTCGATCCAGTGGTACGAAGTCCGGTTGGAGTGA
- the LOC117929687 gene encoding uncharacterized protein LOC117929687 — protein sequence METVLETPLKNPVQSENALSDYKTPPPNQETAQKIQNSANDSGNKTATPDRLKVPKAFKYPERYRSPTDLMISPVSKGLLARSRKTGSLLPPAKIQPKVQDLRVQEVGLFQA from the exons ATGGAGACAGTACTTGAAACGCCCCTCAAAAATCCAGTTCAATCCGAAAACGCCCTCTCTGACTACAAAACGCCACCCCCAAATCAAGAAACGGCCCAGAAAATCCAGAATTCTGCCAACGATTCCGGCAATAAAACCGCTACTCCCGACAGGCTCAAGGTGCCCAAGGCATTCAAGTACCCTGAGAG GTACAGAAGCCCAACTGATCTCATGATATCACCAGTTTCAAAGGGCCTTCTTGCTAGAAGCAGAAAGACGGGTTCCCTCTTACCTCCTGCAAAAATTCAGCCTAAG GTTCAGGATTTGCGTGTCCAGGAAGTGGGTCTTTTTCAAGCTTGA